From Bdellovibrio svalbardensis, one genomic window encodes:
- a CDS encoding M14 family zinc carboxypeptidase, giving the protein MQTTIITEEGTFVMKTSIFTYTSKGLPVTAYEFTNGGPEILILGGVHGDEIEGVIAAQELLKHFMTSFDYKMNLTLVPQFNFEGVIYKTRGNGNGVDLNRNLPTKDWSPEVKTPRYHPGPAAGSEPENKGLMTYLENKKPQLVLSLHSWHPILNVNGDCYKFANVLAELTGYKIDDDIGYPTPGCLGTYAGLERNCPTLTYEIQRGQSAEEIIRIHVPAIMEALKVYNN; this is encoded by the coding sequence GTGCAGACCACTATCATCACCGAAGAAGGAACCTTTGTCATGAAAACTTCGATCTTTACCTACACTTCCAAAGGACTCCCCGTCACTGCCTATGAGTTTACCAACGGAGGACCAGAAATCCTCATTCTAGGTGGAGTTCACGGTGATGAAATCGAAGGTGTGATTGCCGCTCAAGAGCTGTTGAAGCACTTCATGACTTCCTTTGACTACAAGATGAACCTCACTTTGGTTCCTCAGTTTAACTTCGAAGGTGTGATTTACAAAACGCGTGGCAATGGCAATGGCGTCGATCTCAACCGCAATTTGCCTACCAAGGATTGGTCACCGGAAGTTAAAACACCTCGCTATCATCCGGGGCCTGCTGCAGGCAGTGAGCCTGAGAATAAAGGTTTAATGACCTACTTGGAAAATAAGAAACCCCAATTAGTTCTCTCCCTGCATTCTTGGCACCCCATTCTGAATGTGAATGGCGACTGCTACAAATTTGCAAATGTCTTGGCGGAGCTCACTGGATACAAGATTGATGATGACATCGGATATCCAACGCCAGGCTGCTTGGGGACTTATGCGGGCTTAGAGAGAAACTGTCCGACATTAACTTATGAAATTCAACGAGGCCAATCCGCGGAAGAAATCATTCGCATCCATGTTCCCGCCATCATGGAAGCTCTTAAAGTTTACAACAATTAA
- a CDS encoding 2,3,4,5-tetrahydropyridine-2,6-dicarboxylate N-succinyltransferase, whose translation MQNEVNQLFADVQAGKTIAQLTTNDLKHVFETIEALDAGKLRVAQKTAEGWVTNEWIKKAILLYFRIQQMTVMEAGDLSFFDKIPLKKWSEEEGVRVVPPAVARKGCFIEKGAILMPSYVNIGAYVGSGTMVDTWATVGSCAQIGKNVHLSGGVGIGGVLEPIQASPVIVEDNVFIGSRCIVVEGAVIEEGAVLGAGVTITASTKIIDVSENKAVEYKGRVPANSVVIPGTQMKKFPAGEFGVPCALIIGKRKPSTDLKTSLTDALRDYQVSV comes from the coding sequence ATGCAAAACGAAGTCAATCAACTATTCGCTGATGTCCAAGCCGGAAAAACAATCGCACAACTAACTACCAATGATTTAAAACATGTCTTCGAAACCATCGAAGCTTTGGATGCCGGCAAACTGCGCGTTGCTCAAAAAACAGCCGAAGGCTGGGTGACCAATGAATGGATCAAAAAAGCCATCCTTCTTTATTTCCGCATTCAACAAATGACTGTCATGGAAGCCGGCGACCTGTCATTCTTCGATAAGATCCCGTTGAAAAAATGGAGCGAAGAAGAAGGTGTTCGCGTGGTTCCACCAGCAGTCGCACGTAAAGGTTGCTTCATCGAAAAAGGCGCCATCCTAATGCCTTCTTACGTTAATATCGGAGCCTACGTAGGAAGTGGCACAATGGTTGACACCTGGGCCACAGTGGGTTCTTGCGCCCAAATTGGCAAGAACGTCCACTTGTCAGGAGGCGTTGGCATCGGTGGAGTTCTCGAACCAATCCAAGCGTCACCAGTCATTGTTGAAGACAATGTCTTTATCGGCAGTCGCTGTATCGTTGTTGAAGGCGCTGTGATCGAAGAAGGTGCCGTACTTGGCGCAGGCGTTACTATTACTGCGAGCACAAAAATCATCGACGTTTCAGAAAATAAAGCTGTTGAATACAAAGGCCGTGTCCCAGCGAACTCCGTGGTCATCCCAGGCACTCAAATGAAGAAATTCCCAGCCGGCGAATTCGGCGTTCCCTGCGCACTGATCATCGGCAAAAGAAAACCAAGTACAGACCTAAAAACCTCACTGACAGACGCACTCCGCGACTACCAAGTAAGCGTATAA
- a CDS encoding FtsX-like permease family protein has protein sequence MLVGHLFRHFIFSKRAGALVKRIAWLSMGAISISVTAFLVVLFVMNGMNASIKSRIVGLEPHLYVQIPGATTAQSLENHPSFQRLKEDEGNKAYVFETQDVIIRSQDGQFRGGIARGVSKASLEHFIEQLQLLDKKPSTAKGESPAYFWDPQDIPDEGEVILGVDLAQSLGVFEGDFITIVSPSGLLLPPGETPKFERVRIKRIVTTSLADVDTQYLFYQRGKALKSLDSQGLKKIGIEAWLAKESKLDEMKESLLKFSDVQVETWEDRNGALLYALKLEKLTIGFFLGLAGMIAASSILTVLALLLSQKRRDIAILRTIGYSSKQTVRTFTQMGCMLSGVGVLTGTILGTGISLYIQKNPINFLPQQIYYDASIPALVDWRLVFGVIVVSALIAWLGSYIPSRTAAEVQPSEALRIK, from the coding sequence ATGCTAGTTGGGCATCTCTTTCGTCATTTTATCTTCTCCAAGCGTGCTGGTGCTCTAGTTAAGCGCATCGCTTGGTTGTCTATGGGTGCCATTTCAATCAGCGTCACGGCGTTTTTGGTTGTTCTGTTTGTGATGAACGGAATGAATGCAAGTATCAAGTCGCGCATTGTGGGTTTAGAGCCTCATTTGTATGTGCAGATCCCTGGGGCTACAACGGCTCAGTCCTTGGAGAATCATCCAAGCTTTCAAAGACTGAAGGAAGATGAGGGCAATAAAGCCTATGTCTTCGAAACTCAAGACGTGATCATTCGCAGTCAGGATGGGCAATTCCGTGGAGGCATTGCTCGTGGTGTTTCCAAGGCCAGCCTAGAGCACTTTATTGAACAGCTACAGCTTTTGGATAAAAAGCCGTCCACCGCAAAGGGTGAATCACCAGCCTACTTTTGGGATCCTCAGGATATTCCGGATGAAGGCGAAGTTATTTTAGGGGTGGATCTAGCCCAGTCTCTGGGTGTGTTTGAAGGAGATTTTATAACAATAGTTTCTCCGTCGGGACTGCTGTTGCCTCCAGGGGAAACGCCGAAGTTTGAGAGAGTCAGAATCAAAAGAATTGTTACGACGAGTCTTGCTGACGTGGATACTCAGTATTTGTTCTATCAAAGAGGCAAGGCTTTAAAGTCACTTGATAGTCAGGGTCTTAAAAAAATTGGCATTGAGGCCTGGTTAGCGAAAGAATCCAAGCTGGATGAAATGAAAGAAAGCTTGCTGAAGTTCTCGGATGTTCAAGTGGAAACCTGGGAAGATCGTAATGGTGCTTTGCTGTATGCTTTGAAATTAGAGAAGCTGACGATTGGATTCTTCTTGGGGCTTGCAGGAATGATCGCAGCGAGCTCAATTCTGACGGTCTTAGCACTGTTACTTTCGCAAAAAAGAAGAGACATCGCCATTTTGAGAACTATTGGTTATTCAAGTAAGCAAACTGTTCGCACGTTTACGCAAATGGGTTGTATGCTTTCCGGGGTGGGTGTGTTAACGGGGACCATTTTGGGAACTGGCATCAGTCTTTATATTCAAAAAAATCCAATTAATTTTTTGCCTCAGCAAATTTACTATGATGCTTCGATTCCGGCCCTGGTGGATTGGCGTCTTGTGTTTGGTGTGATTGTGGTGAGTGCTTTGATTGCTTGGTTGGGGTCTTATATTCCGTCGAGAACTGCGGCGGAGGTTCAGCCTTCTGAGGCTTTGCGGATTAAGTAG
- a CDS encoding MlaD family protein: MRKVKFNKYERVAGLFVMCAIFGVAITAVSVAIKQGWFETKVYYSTVFENADGIHQGTAVQMAGLRAGAVDSVDLEANNKIRVSFYVLGKFQDRIREDSGIQLIRPFIIGERVIDVSVGSEESPVLAANSFVKSTETTDFMTLMSGKNLNAYLGKLGGILENMQILVEAFADKKRAESIVRIFDRMDPLVKNLNTMSIEVIKLSKQATHDDGVQKLVGNLAVTTNEINKILPELNEENPHLAKDLASMTENLAVMTKALGPAVKAVEPELPGASVRLVEALNETVVVLKAMQKSFFMKSNVREVQDEESLRRVPASHK, from the coding sequence ATGAGAAAAGTTAAATTCAATAAATACGAACGAGTTGCAGGCTTATTTGTCATGTGTGCCATCTTTGGGGTGGCGATAACGGCAGTCAGTGTGGCAATTAAGCAGGGCTGGTTTGAAACGAAGGTCTACTACTCCACGGTTTTTGAAAATGCCGACGGGATTCACCAGGGCACTGCAGTGCAAATGGCGGGTCTGCGTGCCGGAGCTGTTGATAGTGTCGATCTTGAGGCGAACAACAAGATCCGTGTCAGTTTTTATGTCTTGGGTAAGTTCCAGGATCGTATTCGTGAAGACAGCGGTATTCAGTTGATTCGTCCGTTCATCATCGGTGAACGGGTGATTGATGTGAGTGTGGGAAGTGAAGAGAGTCCCGTATTGGCGGCCAATAGTTTTGTGAAGTCCACGGAAACGACTGATTTCATGACACTAATGAGCGGCAAAAACCTGAATGCTTATCTGGGGAAACTGGGCGGCATTTTGGAAAATATGCAGATTCTAGTTGAAGCCTTTGCCGATAAGAAGCGTGCTGAAAGTATCGTTAGAATTTTCGACCGTATGGATCCTTTGGTGAAGAACCTGAATACAATGTCCATTGAGGTCATTAAGCTGTCCAAACAGGCAACCCATGATGATGGCGTTCAGAAGTTGGTTGGCAATCTTGCGGTCACAACAAATGAGATTAATAAGATTTTGCCTGAGTTGAATGAGGAAAATCCTCATTTGGCAAAAGACTTGGCTTCAATGACGGAAAATTTGGCTGTGATGACAAAGGCCTTGGGGCCTGCTGTAAAAGCGGTTGAGCCGGAGTTGCCAGGGGCCAGTGTGCGCCTTGTAGAAGCTTTGAATGAAACTGTTGTTGTGCTGAAAGCTATGCAGAAGAGCTTTTTCATGAAAAGCAATGTTCGCGAAGTTCAGGACGAGGAATCTTTGCGCCGCGTTCCTGCAAGTCACAAATAA
- a CDS encoding cell division ATP-binding protein FtsE, translated as MKIESLKFEGVSFSHDGQDPVIQNVEFDFPMNEIIWVKAEEGAGKSSLLQVLGGLQIPQSGQYLINGENVVDMSFEEFLPYRLAIGYSFDYGGLINNRTLYDNLMLPLLYHKVVSQQEAKERVDEMVSIFDIGKFINERPAHVPGRIRKLTCLMRSVVMRPQVLLMDDPSVGLGQDSVYTFVDYLHKLRKEGSLNHVFISSYDEKFMNLMSYQIIHLDEGQLYFQAVDPEKRVVHL; from the coding sequence ATGAAAATTGAAAGTCTAAAATTTGAGGGTGTTTCGTTCTCCCATGATGGACAAGACCCCGTGATTCAAAATGTAGAATTCGACTTTCCAATGAATGAAATTATTTGGGTAAAGGCTGAAGAGGGCGCAGGCAAAAGCTCATTGCTGCAAGTTTTGGGTGGATTGCAAATTCCCCAATCAGGACAGTATTTGATCAATGGCGAGAATGTTGTGGATATGTCGTTTGAAGAATTTTTGCCTTATCGTTTGGCCATTGGATATTCATTCGATTACGGTGGTTTGATCAATAATAGAACCTTGTATGATAATTTGATGTTGCCATTGCTCTATCATAAAGTTGTTTCGCAACAAGAAGCGAAAGAGCGTGTTGATGAAATGGTAAGCATTTTTGATATTGGTAAATTTATCAATGAGCGTCCCGCGCATGTTCCAGGTCGAATCAGAAAACTGACTTGTTTGATGAGATCTGTGGTTATGCGTCCCCAGGTTTTGTTGATGGATGATCCAAGTGTCGGTCTGGGGCAGGATAGCGTTTATACTTTTGTAGACTACCTTCATAAGCTGAGAAAAGAAGGTTCGTTGAATCACGTCTTCATTAGTTCTTATGATGAAAAATTCATGAATCTTATGAGCTATCAAATCATCCATCTGGATGAGGGGCAGTTGTACTTCCAAGCTGTAGACCCAGAGAAGCGAGTTGTTCACTTATGA
- a CDS encoding MlaE family ABC transporter permease, translating into MDSLLTQIDSLGRFVTKNVEYTLRVLLMVYLSLRATILDRTQGLRQIFGVISAQIYFTGWQALPLVSVLALGTGGVLILQSLSNLTMLGGTQMIGNFLLVMVLREAGPLLVALVVIARSGTAVASELGTMRANREIEALESMGINPLSFIVFPRVLGGVISVLCLAFYFNFMALIGGFAITRLFQDMPFAFYSDSLMRAFTKDDVFIFLLKNSFSGMIIFVVSCYQGLSVKKSPHEVPQFTTQAVVNSIIFVVMFNLIVTALFYLNQLRNLGVV; encoded by the coding sequence ATGGATTCTTTGCTTACGCAAATTGATTCCTTAGGTAGATTCGTCACCAAAAACGTGGAGTACACATTGCGTGTCCTCTTGATGGTCTACCTTTCTCTCCGTGCGACGATTTTAGATCGCACTCAGGGCCTGCGCCAGATATTCGGTGTTATTTCCGCACAGATTTATTTTACGGGATGGCAGGCATTGCCTCTGGTTTCGGTGCTGGCACTGGGGACGGGTGGCGTTCTGATTCTTCAATCGCTATCGAATTTAACAATGCTGGGTGGAACCCAGATGATTGGGAACTTCCTGCTTGTGATGGTCTTGCGCGAAGCAGGTCCACTTTTGGTGGCTCTTGTCGTTATCGCTCGATCCGGAACTGCCGTGGCATCAGAGCTCGGTACTATGCGGGCCAATCGAGAGATTGAAGCTTTGGAGAGCATGGGGATTAATCCCTTGAGCTTTATTGTTTTCCCTCGTGTGCTGGGGGGAGTGATCAGTGTTCTTTGCTTGGCATTTTATTTCAATTTCATGGCGCTTATTGGTGGATTTGCGATCACCAGACTTTTTCAAGATATGCCCTTTGCCTTCTATTCAGATTCATTAATGCGTGCCTTTACGAAGGATGATGTTTTCATCTTTCTTCTAAAGAACAGCTTCAGTGGAATGATCATCTTTGTGGTTTCTTGCTATCAGGGGCTTTCTGTGAAGAAGAGTCCGCATGAGGTTCCTCAGTTCACAACTCAGGCCGTGGTGAACAGTATTATCTTTGTAGTGATGTTTAATCTAATTGTGACAGCTTTGTTTTATCTCAATCAACTTCGGAATCTGGGGGTGGTCTAA
- a CDS encoding YdcF family protein, with protein sequence MWRSKSLLIAKKLLRSRTFWLLFAVGLVVLYRFINEYQRVQNEPMISWTKSQSADCAVVLTGGAGRVREGFDLLVNQNVKKLVISGVYANARLREIMPPWPYYGNLNENDVVLDRRSETTYGNAQQSLPIVEALKCRDILLVTSRIHMYRSYRTFRASFPENIYIQKHPVVGVRYEPSVLEISFEALKSLFYSLWAY encoded by the coding sequence ATGTGGAGATCGAAGTCGTTGCTCATCGCTAAGAAGCTTCTTCGTTCGCGCACTTTTTGGCTTTTGTTCGCAGTTGGTTTAGTGGTGCTTTATCGCTTTATCAATGAATATCAAAGAGTCCAAAATGAACCGATGATTTCCTGGACAAAATCACAGTCCGCTGATTGCGCTGTGGTTTTGACCGGAGGTGCGGGAAGGGTGCGCGAAGGTTTTGATTTATTGGTAAATCAAAATGTTAAGAAGTTGGTGATTTCTGGTGTGTATGCAAATGCACGCCTGCGAGAAATTATGCCCCCGTGGCCCTATTATGGAAATCTCAATGAAAATGATGTTGTTTTGGATCGCAGATCAGAGACAACCTATGGAAACGCTCAGCAGAGTTTGCCCATTGTCGAAGCCCTCAAGTGCCGCGATATTCTGCTCGTGACTTCCCGAATTCATATGTACCGCTCCTATCGAACTTTTCGAGCCTCTTTCCCCGAGAACATTTATATTCAAAAACATCCCGTTGTAGGTGTGCGCTACGAGCCTTCTGTCTTGGAAATCAGCTTCGAAGCATTGAAGTCCTTATTTTATTCCCTTTGGGCCTACTAA
- a CDS encoding RidA family protein, with the protein MKKVIHTDNAPKAVGPYSQAVKMGDFLFCSGQISIDPKTNEVFTGDIKIQTEMVMKNVEAVLAAADMNFSNVIKTTIFITNMADFATVNEVYAKSFTAAPPARSTVAVAGLPKGVNVEIEVVAHR; encoded by the coding sequence ATGAAAAAAGTTATTCATACAGACAATGCTCCTAAAGCCGTAGGCCCTTATTCTCAAGCTGTGAAGATGGGTGATTTTCTTTTCTGTTCTGGTCAAATTTCTATTGATCCGAAAACAAACGAAGTTTTCACCGGTGATATCAAGATTCAAACAGAAATGGTTATGAAAAATGTCGAGGCAGTTTTGGCTGCTGCGGATATGAATTTTTCAAACGTTATCAAGACAACCATCTTTATCACGAACATGGCAGACTTTGCCACGGTGAATGAAGTTTATGCGAAGTCATTCACGGCGGCTCCACCAGCACGTTCAACAGTAGCAGTTGCGGGATTGCCAAAAGGTGTGAATGTGGAGATCGAAGTCGTTGCTCATCGCTAA
- a CDS encoding organic solvent tolerance protein, producing the protein MLKKSALVLAVLACTSVVQAKELTNRLGVGVKSHETLDLPELAVVYNPTRDIAVTGGLGIDTKKDASKFAANAGVRRIVFKEDNMNFYMGGTFGFVNYEVSGATSTTKESGIELDAVFGGEFFLPGLDSLGFTFEGGAGVISTSNVRFRTIADSPLRAGIIFYF; encoded by the coding sequence ATGCTTAAGAAGTCAGCATTAGTTTTGGCAGTATTGGCTTGTACATCCGTTGTTCAAGCTAAAGAGCTTACCAATCGTTTGGGTGTAGGTGTTAAAAGTCATGAAACTTTGGATCTTCCAGAGTTGGCAGTCGTGTACAATCCGACGAGAGATATTGCGGTGACAGGTGGTTTGGGTATCGACACTAAAAAAGATGCCTCCAAGTTTGCGGCTAATGCAGGGGTTCGTCGTATTGTTTTTAAAGAAGACAATATGAATTTCTACATGGGCGGAACCTTTGGTTTTGTAAATTACGAAGTTTCTGGTGCGACTTCGACGACTAAAGAATCAGGTATTGAACTTGATGCGGTCTTTGGTGGCGAGTTCTTCTTGCCTGGTTTGGATTCGTTGGGATTCACTTTTGAAGGTGGTGCCGGTGTGATCTCTACCAGCAATGTTCGTTTTAGAACAATCGCGGACAGTCCACTTCGTGCTGGTATTATTTTCTACTTCTAG
- a CDS encoding HD domain-containing phosphohydrolase: protein MSEKQSAPLFRQKLEFLLLTQRNDVLTRAKDVISQYYLTFKHFQNLESYHGSLREIHLAQIVLVAQEEGEAVSSFSNRVEYLLEKFPRSSLVTVLREPSLKEEMAVTQRDRVIPLSAAEFFTTLKFSYICLLKTRSQYFEISPSDLFPMSTLPFTVSVRLQLNQRFLGVAFRGMTLSESKYQRLLAVPNIYFQAKDGPAYYSYINTYFDDSGAALKKKARAAFLSVCCLFLEMNDYLLFDLKSSSEERIQNCYERLVHQIEALLPLLQNDESLWDIFRESAKNDLFAAVRSPWVGVYAAMICLKSGQGDPLVAFLSALFADVGLFDIQEEIAVKYLREGARELNDAEMREVAKNPILSLNRCLIKKFPLSESIKAVVVTIHERADEKGYPNQVPADKIPLESHVIRFAGLIDLGVRTTMAETGVGFRFLKEKIWEKEQTQPGNFSLEFLNAIADSLI, encoded by the coding sequence ATGAGTGAAAAGCAATCGGCCCCCTTATTTCGACAAAAATTGGAATTCTTGCTGTTGACTCAGCGGAATGATGTTTTGACTCGCGCCAAGGACGTCATTTCTCAATATTATCTGACCTTCAAGCATTTTCAAAATCTGGAGTCCTACCACGGTTCTTTGCGTGAGATTCACTTGGCGCAGATTGTCTTGGTCGCGCAGGAAGAGGGCGAGGCAGTCTCTAGCTTTTCAAATCGTGTGGAATACTTGCTTGAAAAGTTCCCTCGCTCTTCTTTGGTGACTGTTTTACGAGAGCCTTCATTGAAAGAAGAGATGGCGGTGACCCAGAGGGATCGAGTGATACCTTTGTCTGCGGCGGAATTTTTCACAACGTTGAAGTTTTCCTATATTTGTTTGTTAAAAACACGGTCGCAGTATTTTGAAATTTCACCCTCTGATTTATTTCCGATGTCGACCTTGCCTTTCACGGTCTCTGTTCGACTTCAACTTAATCAAAGATTTCTAGGCGTGGCATTTCGGGGTATGACTCTTTCTGAAAGCAAGTATCAACGTCTTTTAGCTGTCCCTAATATTTATTTTCAGGCCAAAGACGGTCCGGCATATTATAGTTATATCAATACTTACTTTGATGATTCCGGGGCCGCATTGAAGAAAAAGGCACGAGCGGCATTTTTAAGTGTGTGTTGTTTGTTTCTTGAGATGAATGATTATTTGCTGTTTGATCTCAAGTCGAGTTCTGAAGAACGGATTCAAAATTGCTATGAAAGACTTGTTCATCAAATCGAGGCTTTGTTGCCTTTGCTTCAAAATGACGAGAGTCTTTGGGATATCTTTAGGGAAAGTGCCAAGAACGATCTCTTTGCCGCAGTAAGGTCGCCTTGGGTTGGTGTTTATGCTGCAATGATATGCCTTAAGAGCGGGCAGGGTGATCCTTTAGTTGCCTTTTTGTCGGCGCTCTTTGCTGATGTGGGATTGTTCGATATTCAGGAAGAGATAGCTGTAAAATATCTTCGCGAAGGCGCTCGTGAGTTGAATGATGCTGAGATGCGAGAAGTCGCCAAGAATCCTATACTCTCTTTGAATCGTTGTTTGATAAAAAAGTTTCCTTTGAGTGAGTCTATTAAGGCCGTTGTTGTTACCATTCATGAACGTGCAGATGAGAAAGGCTATCCCAATCAAGTCCCGGCGGACAAGATCCCGCTTGAAAGCCATGTTATTCGCTTTGCGGGGCTGATCGATTTGGGAGTGAGGACCACTATGGCTGAAACTGGAGTGGGCTTTCGGTTTTTGAAAGAGAAAATCTGGGAGAAAGAGCAAACCCAACCAGGCAATTTCAGCCTGGAGTTCCTCAATGCTATCGCCGATAGCCTTATTTAG
- a CDS encoding chalcone isomerase family protein, giving the protein MKHFLVSLFSLLLSLHASAALLTNDGSKGKLEGVALSSGSTASVEGESIKLSHIGAGLRAKKVVFVNVKVYVGELFASSPEKFKKSETEALGSLKDQKVIAIQLHFLRNVDADNVQKSFKEALKANNINLDDSNVKQFLDSVAQGGEAKEGKTLTILGAKLKDGSEEVIYETTSGNTSSIKGNAGFVEKVFSIWLGKSADDGVAHLKASILKN; this is encoded by the coding sequence ATGAAACACTTTCTAGTCTCCCTCTTCAGCCTTCTTTTGAGCCTACACGCCTCCGCGGCCCTTCTGACTAACGATGGAAGTAAAGGCAAACTAGAAGGAGTCGCCCTATCCTCAGGCAGCACAGCAAGTGTGGAAGGCGAATCCATTAAATTGTCCCACATCGGAGCCGGCCTGCGCGCAAAGAAAGTAGTCTTCGTAAATGTTAAAGTTTATGTAGGCGAACTTTTTGCTTCTTCTCCAGAGAAATTCAAAAAATCAGAAACCGAGGCATTGGGTTCACTGAAAGATCAAAAAGTCATCGCTATTCAACTGCACTTCTTAAGAAATGTGGACGCAGACAATGTTCAAAAATCGTTCAAAGAAGCCTTGAAAGCAAACAACATCAATCTTGATGATAGCAATGTAAAACAATTCCTGGACAGCGTCGCCCAAGGTGGAGAAGCCAAAGAGGGAAAGACATTAACAATTTTAGGTGCAAAACTTAAAGATGGCTCCGAAGAAGTCATCTACGAGACAACATCAGGAAATACTTCTTCTATCAAAGGCAATGCAGGATTTGTCGAGAAGGTCTTCTCTATCTGGCTTGGTAAGTCAGCCGATGATGGCGTAGCACACCTTAAAGCTTCCATTTTGAAGAATTAG
- a CDS encoding response regulator, producing the protein MKDSLRRVLVVDDESSIRKLLRVSLEANGYHVDEAVSGAEGLQMAATLRPEIILLDLGLPDKSGLDVLHEIREWSQIPIIVLTVLDSENDKVTALDGGADDYVTKPFSVPELLVRMRVAMRHASGLQQDKKDLSSGPLSVDLPGHTVLVDGEMIKLTATEFGILKVLIKHKGKVVTHRMILNEVWGPNAVEHTHYLRVYVGALRKKLKTREDIPELIVTEAGVGYRLLDLD; encoded by the coding sequence ATGAAAGACAGTCTTCGTCGGGTCTTGGTTGTAGACGATGAATCCTCCATCCGTAAGCTTTTGCGCGTGAGTCTTGAGGCCAATGGGTATCATGTGGATGAGGCGGTGTCGGGGGCTGAAGGTTTGCAAATGGCAGCCACCTTGCGACCGGAAATTATTCTGCTCGATCTCGGATTGCCTGATAAATCAGGTCTGGATGTTCTGCATGAGATTCGTGAGTGGTCGCAGATTCCGATTATTGTGCTGACCGTTTTGGATTCTGAAAACGACAAAGTCACTGCGCTGGATGGTGGAGCAGACGACTATGTCACTAAGCCTTTCAGTGTGCCTGAGCTTTTAGTGCGCATGAGAGTGGCGATGAGGCATGCGAGTGGTTTGCAGCAGGATAAAAAGGATCTTAGCAGTGGACCACTTTCCGTTGATTTACCAGGGCATACCGTATTAGTTGACGGGGAAATGATAAAGCTGACAGCCACTGAGTTTGGTATTTTGAAAGTGTTAATTAAGCACAAAGGTAAAGTGGTGACTCATAGAATGATCTTGAACGAGGTCTGGGGTCCGAATGCGGTAGAACACACTCATTATCTGCGAGTGTACGTTGGAGCATTGAGGAAAAAGTTGAAAACTCGTGAGGATATTCCTGAATTGATTGTGACCGAAGCCGGGGTCGGATATCGCTTGTTAGATTTGGATTAA